GTGCGCAGATTCCGTCACGTCCTTGAGCATTGGCGGCAACGGTGAATTCACCGGCTGTGTTTACGCCCCCAATGCGGCGGTGAAACTCAACGGCGGCGGCAACTCCGATCAGGATTTCGTCGGCGCCCTCGTCGGCAACACCATTACCATGAATGGTCACTATAGTTTTCACTATGATGAGTCGCTCAAGAGCGAAGGTGACAGCAGCCGCTACGTGATGCAGTCCTGGCAGGAAGTCTCTCTGACCCAGGCTGGAAACTGATCGAACACTGCCTTTTTCAACCTCCGGGCGAGCCATGCTCACCGGAGGTTTTTACTTTTAGGGACACGGGATTCAAGAGCAGCGGCACGCAACCGTCACATGGCGGAGCTTTACCCAATTCTGTTGGTTCGATTTGGAGCGGCATCAGAAATCCGGAGAGAGGATCTCCGAATTAGTTCAAAGCTGCCTGACAGCCGTCATTCCGATAAGGGAATCTCTCATAGATTGTGGCCAAGGCCACGTTCTCGTGCCAGCGATCGTTTACACCAGGCCGCACCACGCTTGGCAAGATATCGATTTACTTCGAGAGCACCGACAATGGCCGCGGAAAAACAACATCCGAAGTGGACGTTGGCGAATTCGAAAAGCGGTGGCTGGGACAAATCGCCACCGGCATTTGTCTGGTGGCCAGATTGCATTCCCGAGTTTATCCCGAAGCCTAAGAAATTTATCCTTTGAACACCTGCGAAAGCAGAAGAATCAACTTCTAAAGTTCCTCCCATGCGACGGCATCATAGCCACGGATGATGGGCACGTTGGGCAGCGCCTCATCGAAGTGAAAATTCACGTGGCCATTCATGGTCGCTGATTTGACTACTACGGCACCTTTGAAATCGATGGTGTCGGAGCCACCTCCGCCCAAGGTCAAATCGGAGCCCGGTGCATAAATGGTCCCGGTGTAGGTTCCATTGCCCGACATGCTGATGGTTTTATTTCCGTCGAGTCCCACCAGCATGAAATCCTTTGGCGCCGCAGCTGGATCGGTGTTCAGCGAACCGGCCCCCGACATCGAGAACGTCTGGCCCGCCATGTATATCGTCAGGCTGCCCCCCTTTTCAATGGTGATGGCCGGTGTGCCGTTCAACTTGACATCACCCGTAATCAGCAGCCGCACATGGCGATTGGTGGTGATGAGCAAACTGGTGGAAAGGGAGCTGAGCGTGTAATCGCCGTCATATTGGGGAACGTAGTCGTAAGCTGACGCCCCACCGGGTTTTGCCGGCGCCCCAAAGGTATTCCAGTCGGCCGGCAAGCCCGCCACCGCGACGTCCATGTTGAAATCGTTGGCAATGGTGCCGGAAACCGTGCCGTTCTTCAGAATCGAATTGGTGACGGTCTGCAGGCTGTTCGTGTTATTTGCCCCGAGCAACAAATCGCCATGCACATTGGCATTTCCCACATCCAACAACCCATAAAGGCTCACCACATCTCCCTGGCTGCCGACGTAGCTGGAATTGGTCGAGTTATAGCTGTCCGTGCTGATGTTGTTTCCCTTCATGTCAACGTCGTTTAACGCAACCAGAGCCGCGCCAAACAACGGCGTGGCGGCGGTTTTAACCCGCACCACCCGCACCAGTGTGGCTCCGAGCGCCGGCACCGTAACCCGGCCCGTGGAATAAAAAATCGGCGCGCTGTCGGCGGCAAAGGCCGCGTAGTTGACGTCATATTGGCTTCGCCCAATCGTCCGACTGGCCGCCCACGCGGCGCCATTGGTCCGATACTTGGGCATGCCCACGTTAACCTGGGCAAACGCCTCTTCAACACCCGCCTCCGCCGTAGCCAGTGCCACGTTCCACGCCTGGGACCGGGCCACCGTGGCGTTCTGATGCCGGACGAGCACGAGATAGCTGGCCAGCACAATACCGATGATGACGCCGGTAACCAGCGTGACCATCAGAACGCTGCCGGCGTTCCGCGAGAGGCGTGTCAAACGGAGCTTCATGGTCACTTGGATTGTTGGTTGCGGAGCACGATTTGGGCGGTTTGAATCGTTTCGGTGTTCACCAGGTTGGTGCCCATCACAGACCGCGAACATTTCCAGTTCATGCTCACCAGCTTGCACAATGCCAGCGTATCTGCGGTGTGAAAGGCATTCGTCTGGTTCGCATAGGGCGTGCGCTGCCAGAGGCTGAAGTTCCAGCGTTCACAGCCGGTCAAAAGAGTCTGTTCCTCGGCTTTGTCCGAATACTTGGCCGTCAATTCCTGGGCCGCCGGATCCCACGCGTATTTGACGGTGATGCCCTTGGGGGCGTTGGTAATCAGCAGCCAGATGGGCGTCGTGTTGGTTTGCACGCCGATCACGGCGGTCGCCTGCCGGATTTCCCGCGTCATGCGGTCGATTCCCAGCCGGCTTTGCTGGTCCAGCACGGAGTAATTGCCCAAGGCAATGAAACTGCGCGCGCCAAAAACGATCAGCGTCACCACAATGGCCAGCACCAGCGAACCGATAGCCACTGCCACCAGCACTTCCACCAGGGTCATCGCCCGGCGTGCGGCAGTGGATTGGTTTGGGGCGGCGCAGAATTTCATTGGCGGTAACCGTAAACGTAGTTTTGCATCCCCCAACGGGCGACCTGAGTCCGCAGTTCACGATAATGCGGCACCGGCGCGCCAATTCCGTTGGTCCAGCGCACTGCAATGGTCACGGCCTTGATGTCGGCCAGGTAGCCGGGCGACCCGAGATATGTCGGCTGGTTCAGGCTGATGCTGCCGTAGTAGGTCGCGCCCAGCGGGGCGTAATTGTCGGTGAAATTCGTCTGAAAGTAGGCCGAGTTGGTTAACTGGCTCCACGTGTAGAGCCGAAGGGTTTCGGCCCGCTGCACCAGAATCTGCGTGGCCCGCAGGTTTTCGCGCGCCACTTGAATCACTGAGAACGCCGCGGAAAACGCCAGATAAAGCGACACGAAGAGCACACCGATCACGCCTACGGCGACCATCACCTCGACAAACGTGTAGGCTCGTCGTGAACCGCATCCACGCTGTTGGCTGGCGCGCATTTTTGTGCTGTTTTGCTCCCCGATCTGCATCACGGCTAACCATAACCACAGGCAATGTCAAAATTAAACCCGGGAAAAACCCGTAACCTCCGCGTTTGCTGGCCCCGGTGTCTCCCGGGGTGACTCGGCCCATTCACGCGTTCTTGCACTGCTGTTGAACATCCTCTACACCGTGGGCGATGAGCAGACCATCGCAACCCACGGTCCCTAAATGGCCATTCTTTTTCAGCGACGCCTTCATGTTAGGACTGGCTTGGTTGATTTATGCCCAGGGCAAGTTTCCGATGGATACCTTTAACACGGCCGCCCTCTGTGCCTGCGTCGCCGTGGGCGCCGCCTTTGCCGTAACGCCGTTCGTGCTCGATTACCGTCTGATCCTGAAGGCCACCGAAGCCGAGGCCCTGACCACCACAATGGACAAAGTGCAAAATCTGGAGACCGTGGCCACGCAAATCGCCCAAGCCACCAGCCAGTGGCAAACTGTGCAGGATCACTGCGCGAAAACCACCACGGCGGCGCGGGAAATCGGCGAACGTATGGCCACCGAAGGCCGGGCCTTTGCGGAGTTCATGCAAAAGGCCAACGACGCCGAGAAGGCAAATCTGCGGTTGGAAGTCGAAAAACTACGTCGCGTGGAGGCCGACTGGCTGCAGGTGCTGGTGCGCATGCTGGATCATACCTTTGCCCTGCACAAAGCCGCGTTACGTTCCGGAAAGCCTGCATTGATCGAGCAAATTGCCCAGTTCCAAGGCGCTCTGCGGGATGCCGCGCGCCGCGTTGGTGTAAACCCGTTTTCCTCCGATGCGGGCGAACCCTTCGACCAGACCAAACATCAGGCCAATCAACCCGGACAACCGACAGCCGAAGCCGTCGTGCGGGAAACACTGGCCACCGGTTATACGTTCCGTGGTCAAATGGTCCGCCCCGCCCTGGTCGAACTGACCTCCCCGGCCGAAGCCGTCGTGGAGCCGGCCGCCTCGACCGCACCGGCAGACGACACCCCGAAGGAGCCAACCCTGTTCTAACCGCCGGCCGGTGCACCCCTTGCCAGCCACGCTGTGAAAATCAGACTGACACTGTGACCCCGGGCGCGAGGAAATACAGCCAGCAGCGGGTAACCGGTTTGCCGTAAATGGCCGCCAACGCCGCCGCGTAAAGTTTCAACTGGGGGCGATACAACTTCTCTTTCGCCGCCACGTCGGCGGCCGCCACCTGGTCGGTCTTGAAGTCGAGCAGCCATAACTCTGCGGGCAGCATCACCACCAGATCGGCGACGCCCTGCACCACCACGAATTCTCCGGCCGTGTCCGCCGCCGCCACTCCGGTCATTCGCTCCAATTCGGCCATCGTGAAGCGCGCCGTGAAGGGCAGTTCACGCCGGATTGCGGCGGCGTGCACCCGAATTTGCCTCCCCACATCGCCCTGCCAGAAGCGCGCCAACGCCGCGAGTTCCATCGCCGCCGCCTGCTCTGCACTGAATACACCTCGCGCCACCAGCGCCGCGAGTTGCCGGCGCAAGTCCGCCTCGTCACACGGCTGCTGGAGATTCAACCGTTGCAGGAATTGGTGGTGCAACGTGCCGATCTCGGCGGCGCCCCCCGCGCGCGGCGAACGCCGCAGCGGCTCCAACCGGGCCACCCACGGCCGCGCATCCTCATCCGCCAGTTCCGCAGCCTGCCGCCGCAGCGTCGTGACACTGGTCTTGGCGGCGGTGTTCGTCGCGACGCGATGGGGGTATTGCCAGCGAATACGCTGTTTAACCTCTTCAATCGCCCGGCCAGTTTCCGCGCTGGCTTCGGTGGCGGGCACGGGTGAATCGGCCGCGGCCGGCAACGGCATCCGTTTTACGGCCGCCCAGATGCGCCAACTGAGCAATTCCCCTGCTCCGCCGCTGTCCTGCCAGTCCTCCGCCCGTGTCACAGTCGGCAGCCACAACAACAACCAGTCGAGCGGCGTGCGCGCCGCGAGAATCTCCCGGTCGGCGGGAATGCGGGGCGGCACGGATTCCCACGCCTCACCATCCCGCCGCGTCGCCGTCGCCGTCAGCAAGAGACGGTCACGCGCCCGTGTCGCGGCGACGTAGAGCAGACGGAGTTCTTCGCCCAGAAGCTGGTGACGATGTCGCCGCGCCGCGAGCCAGTGCGCCAGCGATGGATGCTTGGTGCCCGCGGCGGGCAACACCACGCGGGCGCCCAGACCAAACTTTTCATCAAGCAAAATGTCCTGCCGCAAATCGTCGAAGTTGAACCGCCCACCGAGGCACGCCACCACCACGACCGGAAATTCGAGGCCCTTGCTTTGATGGATGCTCATCAAGCGGACGGCATTTGGCGTCGGCGCAGCGGCCGGCTCCAAGTCCTGTCCCGCCGCCTCCAACGATTCCACAAATTTCAAGAAGCGGAACAATCCCTGGCGTTGATACGGATCGTATTGACGGACGGCGGCGACGAACTTGCGCACATTGGCCGCCCGTTCCGCACCGCGTTCACCCGCCTTGATGATCGACTCGTAATCCGTCTCTGTCAGCGCCTGCTCCAGACACTGGGACAACGATGCGTGCCGGACCCGTTCCCGCCAGACGGCAAATTGGGTCAGAAAGCGATCCACCTTGGGCCAGGCCGTTTGGGCCGCCGCGGGCAGTGTGGTCCCTTCGGATGGCTGCCGGGCGACGCGATGAAACTCCCGCACGGCCGTCCAGAAACGGCGCGCGCCGTTGACGCTGCGGACGGCCGCCAGTTCATCCAGACTGACCGCGACGAGCGGCGAACGCAGCACGGCCAGCAGCGGAATATCCTGCAACGGATTGTCCAGCAGCCGCAGCAGGCTCAGCAAATCCATCACCTCCGTGCTTTGCAGAAAGCCTTCACGCGCCGCGTGCAATGGCACCCCGCACTTGTGAAACTCCTGCGCAAACGCCTCCACCCGGCTCCGGGGAGACCGCAGCAAGACAGCCATGTCACGCCATTCCACGCGTCGCAGTCGCTGGAATTCCTTGTCCCAAATCTCGAGCCCGGATTCGTGCAGCTCGCGCAATCGTTGGGCAACCAGGCACGCCTCGCGTTCCACGGTCAGCAAGTCCTCCGGCTCCGCCGCGCCGTCAGCCGGACCGTTTTCCCCACCTTCTTCCTCACCGGAATCGCGAGGGATCAGGTGAAATTCCACCGCCCGCTCCGCCGCGCGCGGCTCGTCCGCCGCCGGTTCCTCACGGCCCGGCACGAGGGGTTCATACGGCACGCCGCCGATGGTGTCGCGCATCAGGCAGGGAAAGAGCGCGTTCACGAAGCGGATGATGCCCGGCACGCTGCGAAAATTCTCCGCCAGCACCACGCGCCGCCCGCGGATCCCATCCTGCCACTGTCGTTCGTAATCACGGAACAGCTCCGGCCGCGCGAGGCGGAATTGATAAATGCTCTGCTTCACGTCACCGACCAGAAAGCGGTTGGCCAGCATGACGGGTGTTCCAGGAACTGCTTCATCGGACGCTTCGCGGCTGATGGCGGAAAGAATCGCGTCCTGTGCGGCATTGATGTCCTGGCATTCATCCACGAACACATATTCCAACGCGGCGCGCCATCGCCGCGCCACCGGCGTCAGCGCGCCCGCATCGTCCCGCAGCAGCCGCAACGCGAACTGCTCGAGATCGGCGAAGTCGATTCCGCCCGCTTCTCGTTTGG
The window above is part of the Verrucomicrobiia bacterium genome. Proteins encoded here:
- a CDS encoding UvrD-helicase domain-containing protein, with the protein product MPLTPSQQDAVQARGNVIVVAGAGTGKTSTLVERCAALLAGGCSIENVLLVTFTEAAAAEMRHRLRLRLMQAAEASTEAEQSRWWQEQLALLDSARICTLHGFCLQLVRENFHLLGLDPAMKVLDEQQTRPLIEHALEASLAPRFAGAGELSVAVRELIRRYGQGDVEGIRAMVRQVHTYTQTLPSPAGWFAAQRQALADAEPVQWRDWFRAAVHEWAKEWEPELATAAAQAANMARCALAVQQLAVAARQGTAACGPHFQTILEADADWPPRMKLKLRKPFQGFFDEAAFLASQCESTEAGDGLDADWTQVRPCLQALLSLTTEFAATFAAAKREAGGIDFADLEQFALRLLRDDAGALTPVARRWRAALEYVFVDECQDINAAQDAILSAISREASDEAVPGTPVMLANRFLVGDVKQSIYQFRLARPELFRDYERQWQDGIRGRRVVLAENFRSVPGIIRFVNALFPCLMRDTIGGVPYEPLVPGREEPAADEPRAAERAVEFHLIPRDSGEEEGGENGPADGAAEPEDLLTVEREACLVAQRLRELHESGLEIWDKEFQRLRRVEWRDMAVLLRSPRSRVEAFAQEFHKCGVPLHAAREGFLQSTEVMDLLSLLRLLDNPLQDIPLLAVLRSPLVAVSLDELAAVRSVNGARRFWTAVREFHRVARQPSEGTTLPAAAQTAWPKVDRFLTQFAVWRERVRHASLSQCLEQALTETDYESIIKAGERGAERAANVRKFVAAVRQYDPYQRQGLFRFLKFVESLEAAGQDLEPAAAPTPNAVRLMSIHQSKGLEFPVVVVACLGGRFNFDDLRQDILLDEKFGLGARVVLPAAGTKHPSLAHWLAARRHRHQLLGEELRLLYVAATRARDRLLLTATATRRDGEAWESVPPRIPADREILAARTPLDWLLLWLPTVTRAEDWQDSGGAGELLSWRIWAAVKRMPLPAAADSPVPATEASAETGRAIEEVKQRIRWQYPHRVATNTAAKTSVTTLRRQAAELADEDARPWVARLEPLRRSPRAGGAAEIGTLHHQFLQRLNLQQPCDEADLRRQLAALVARGVFSAEQAAAMELAALARFWQGDVGRQIRVHAAAIRRELPFTARFTMAELERMTGVAAADTAGEFVVVQGVADLVVMLPAELWLLDFKTDQVAAADVAAKEKLYRPQLKLYAAALAAIYGKPVTRCWLYFLAPGVTVSV
- the grpE gene encoding nucleotide exchange factor GrpE; amino-acid sequence: MDTFNTAALCACVAVGAAFAVTPFVLDYRLILKATEAEALTTTMDKVQNLETVATQIAQATSQWQTVQDHCAKTTTAAREIGERMATEGRAFAEFMQKANDAEKANLRLEVEKLRRVEADWLQVLVRMLDHTFALHKAALRSGKPALIEQIAQFQGALRDAARRVGVNPFSSDAGEPFDQTKHQANQPGQPTAEAVVRETLATGYTFRGQMVRPALVELTSPAEAVVEPAASTAPADDTPKEPTLF
- a CDS encoding collagen-binding domain-containing protein, producing VYQVPSINNANVLVMGGYATFIVTGDVSISGQNGLTIAPDSSLKMYVGGSSVSLGGNGVMNKNGYARNFKLLCADSVTSLSIGGNGEFTGCVYAPNAAVKLNGGGNSDQDFVGALVGNTITMNGHYSFHYDESLKSEGDSSRYVMQSWQEVSLTQAGN
- a CDS encoding prepilin-type N-terminal cleavage/methylation domain-containing protein, which codes for MKFCAAPNQSTAARRAMTLVEVLVAVAIGSLVLAIVVTLIVFGARSFIALGNYSVLDQQSRLGIDRMTREIRQATAVIGVQTNTTPIWLLITNAPKGITVKYAWDPAAQELTAKYSDKAEEQTLLTGCERWNFSLWQRTPYANQTNAFHTADTLALCKLVSMNWKCSRSVMGTNLVNTETIQTAQIVLRNQQSK